The Phragmites australis chromosome 15, lpPhrAust1.1, whole genome shotgun sequence genome window below encodes:
- the LOC133893172 gene encoding alanine aminotransferase 2-like, which yields MRRFAADRARRAVGASLRSAASRSAAPSPPAPAPYHPSSTAAAPAAAMAMAMATAMARAMSTAAAGAPAVSLDTINPKVLKCEYAVRGEIVTHAQNLQQELLENPESLPFDEILYCNIGNPQSLGQQPVTFFREVLSLCDHPALLDKSETHALYSSDAIERAWQILDKIPGRATGAYSHSQGIKGLRDEIATGIAARDGFHASGDNIFLTDGASPAVHMMMQLLLRSEKDGILCPIPQYPLYSASIALHGGSLVPYFLDEETGWGLEVDELKKQLEEARSKGITVRALVVINPGNPTGQVLAEENQKKIVEFCKNEGLVLLADEVYQENIYVEDKQFHSFKKIARSLGYTDDDLPLVSFQSVSKGYYGECGKRGGYMEITGFSPDVREQIYKVASVNLCSNVSGQILASLVMNPPKAGDESFESFMEERDGILSSLARRAKALEDAFNSLEGITCNKAEGAMYLFPCIHLPQKAIGAAQAAGTAPDAYYAKRLLEATGIVVVPGSGFGQVPGTWHFRCTILPQEDKIPAIISRFKEFHEKFMDEYSD from the exons ATGCGCCGCTTCGCCGCCGACAGGGCGCGCCGCGCGGTGGGCGCGTCCCTGCGCTCCGCGGCCTCCAGATCAGCCGCGCCGTCCCCTCCCGCTCCGGCGCCTTATCatccctcctccaccgcggcggcgccggcggcggcgatggcgatggcgatggcgaccGCCATGGCGAGGGCCATGTCGACGGCGGCAGCCGGCGCGCCGGCAGTGTCGCTCGACACCATCAACCCCAAG GTCTTGAAGTGTGAATATGCTGTTCGAGGAGAGATTGTTACACATGCTCAG AACCTACAACAAGAATTACTGGAAAATCCAGAATCACTTCCTTTTGATGAG ATACTTTACTGCAACATTGGAAATCCCCAATCCCTTGGTCAACAGCCAGTTACATTTTTCAGAGAA GTTCTCTCTTTATGTGATCATCCAGCTCTCTTGGACAAAAGTGAAACTCATGCTTTGTACAG TTCAGATGCTATAGAGAGAGCTTGGCAAATTCTAGACAAGATTCCAGGAAGAGCGACGGGAGCCTATAGCCATAGTCAG GGTATAAAAGGTTTGCGTGATGAAATTGCTACTGGAATTGCTGCCCGAGATGGTTTCCATGCTAGCGGAGATAACATCTTCCTAACAGACGGAGCAAGCCCAGCA GTGCACATGATGATGCAATTGTTGCTAAGGTCTGAGAAGGATGGCATTCTCTGCCCTATTCCACAGTACCCGCTGTACTCTGCTTCAATTGCCCTTCATGGTGGTTCCCTT GTTCCTTATTTCCTTGATGAAGAGACAGGGTGGGGACTGGAGGTTGATGAGCTAAAAAAACAACTGGAGGAGGCTCGATCTAAGGGTATCACTGTCAGGGCGCTTGTTGTCATAAATCCAGGAAACCCAACTGGACAG GTTCTTGCTGAGgaaaaccaaaagaaaattgTCGAATTCTGCAAGAATGAAGGACTTGTTCTTCTCGCAGATGAG GTTTaccaagaaaatatatatgttgAAGATAAGCAATTCCACTCATTCAAAAAGATTGCACGATCATTGGGATACACTGATGATGATCTTCCTTTGGTATCATTCCAGTCAGTTTCTAAAG GTTACTATGGAGAATGTGGAAAACGAGGTGGTTACATGGAGATAACTGGATTCAGTCCTGATGTAAGGGAACAAATTTACAAGGTGGCATCAGTAAATCTATGTTCCAATGTCTCGGGCCAAATTCTTGCTAGCCTTGTAATGAACCCACCAAAG GCTGGGGATGAATCCTTCGAATCCTTCATGGAAGAGAGGGATGGTATCCTTTCATCATTGGCTCGGCGTGCAAAG GCTTTGGAAGACGCATTCAATAGTTTGGAAGGCATCACGTGCAACAAGGCCGAGGGTGCAATGTATCTGTTCCCATGCATTCATTTACCCCAGAAGGCAATTGGAGCTGCCCAAGCAGCTGGCACTGCCCCAGATGCATACTACGCTAAGCGCCTTCTGGAAGCTACTGGAATTGTCGTTGTTCCTGGTTCTGGTTTTGGCCAG GTCCCTGGAACATGGCATTTTAGATGCACGATCTTGCCACAGGAGGACAAAATACCAGCAATCATATCTAGGTTCAAGGAATTTCATGAAAAGTTCATGGATGAATACAGTGATTAA
- the LOC133892909 gene encoding F-box only protein 13-like gives MAAAVAVSGKKRKCAAAVLAELHDDMLERVLARLPPASFFRLRGVSRQWRAAAESNTFRTACARVPSRDPWFLMLSEEEKQRPARPAVVFDSADRSWARWSGAPGPVPVAAAGGLVLYRDAGTGELTVTNPLTGASRALPSPPPCATGALQAIVMYGSPYHVVLILGELPDLSMVAFDSSRNAWEGAVPLSRKPEASSPERAVEGVGGDDTVYFLSKSGDIVATNMQRSASRQYSSAAACRGGDVVAYFLSNSGTVVACDLARRAFSELPRILPVYHEYSIDVVACDGAAYVVVLSEFLDTASLRVWEFADGEWRQVAAMPPSMSHAFYGTKADVNCVGHGDRVMVCVSSGEANANGCFICDVKTNRWEELPRCADGDGEVTDFVAAVSFEPRMEVAV, from the coding sequence ATGGCGGCCGCGGTGGCAGTGAGCGGAAAGAAGCGCAAGTGCGCGGCTGCTGTGCTCGCCGAGCTCCACGACGACATGCTGGAGCGCGTGCTCGCGCGTCTCCCGCCGGCCAGCTTCTTCCGCCTCCGGGGCGTCTCCCGTCAGTGGCGCGCGGCCGCGGAGTCCAACACCTTCCGCACCGCCTGCGCGCGCGTCCCCTCTCGGGACCCGTGGTTTCTCATGCTCTCGGAGGAAGAGAAGCAGCGCCCGGCCCGACCCGCCGTCGTGTTCGACTCTGCCGACCGCTCCTGGGCGCGGTGGAGTGGCGCGCCGGGGCCCGTGCCGGTGGCCGCTGCCGGTGGTCTCGTACTCTACCGCGACGCGGGCACGGGGGAGCTCACTGTGACCAACCCGCTCACGGGCGCGTCCCGCGCGctcccgtcgccgccgccgtgcgcgACCGGCGCGCTTCAAGCTATCGTTATGTACGGATCCCCGTACCACGTGGTCCTCATCCTGGGCGAGCTCCCGGACTTGTCCATGGTGGCGTTCGACTCGTCAAGGAACGCGTGGGAGGGCGCCGTGCCGCTGTCCCGGAAGCCGGAGGCCTCGTCCCCGGAACGCGCGGTGGaaggcgtcggcggcgacgaCACGGTGTACTTCCTGAGCAAGTCCGGCGACATCGTGGCCACCAACATGCAGCGGAGCGCGTCGAGGCAGTACTCGTCCGCCGCGGCGTGCCGCGGCGGCGATGTCGTGGCCTACTTCCTGAGCAACTCCGGCACGGTCGTGGCCTGCGACCTGGCGCGCCGCGCGTTCTCCGAGCTGCCCCGGATCCTGCCGGTGTACCACGAGTACTCCATCGACGTCGTGGCGTGCGACGGCGCCGCCTACGTGGTCGTCCTCTCGGAGTTCCTCGACACGGCCAGCCTGCGGGTGTGGGAGTTCGCGGACGGCGAGTGGAGGCAGGTGGCAGCCATGCCGCCCTCCATGTCGCACGCCTTCTACGGCACGAAGGCCGACGTCAACTGCGTCGGCCACGGCGACCGCGTCATGGTCTGCGTTAGCTCCGGCGAGGCCAACGCCAACGGCTGCTTCATTTGCGACGTCAAGACCAACCGGTGGGAGGAGCTCCCGCGGTGCGCCGACGGCGACGGGGAGGTCACGGATTTCGTGGCCGCCGTCTCCTTCGAGCCAAGAATGGAGGTCGCCGTCTAA